A genomic region of Photobacterium swingsii contains the following coding sequences:
- a CDS encoding 4Fe-4S binding protein has product MLKSTLEALASNDQNAAARFSAITGTVELANLIPPTVSYESRGNLLIIGEQLTITALAEQFSALNSVTLLATEKAAQAEKVENLYFSKEVTVKGYLGAFDVRCRVDGTISETNVNLAKVATGRDCFDIVLDMTAEGIVKIEIPAPGYYATAKGAVVADLVEELPAMIGTFDKPKYFRLNPDLCAHSSRGVSGCDRCVDACPAGALTSTGHAIEINPYLCQGVGTCATACPTEAISYALPDPDNTQHFVYRLLDRYQTEGGSAPTILFYGNRDEASVIRTLALFPSNVIPVALEELATVGVDTWFSALAYGAHQVLLATNTDYIPATIDRVLSDELAIAQAFLTELGFEADRITLFDFAQVESFSAYDAALVTDAQARFEGNKRDKLFAALTLLADVAPAKPDYSELPANAPYGSVDCKTEDCTLCMSCVSVCPTRALHAVGDRPGLLFVEQDCIQCGMCEKACPEKVISMKPGFNWDAQARTEAQVVHEEEAACCTSCGKAFAPASMVKMLTEKLQSHSQFQGEAIRRLSMCEDCRVRDIFSQMESDPESQLKV; this is encoded by the coding sequence ATGTTAAAAAGTACACTAGAAGCACTAGCAAGCAATGATCAAAATGCAGCCGCTCGATTCTCTGCCATTACAGGTACGGTTGAATTAGCGAATCTGATCCCTCCAACGGTTTCTTATGAAAGCCGTGGGAACTTATTGATTATTGGTGAGCAGCTAACAATTACCGCACTGGCTGAACAATTTTCTGCACTAAACTCAGTGACCCTACTGGCAACTGAAAAGGCTGCACAGGCTGAGAAAGTAGAAAATCTGTATTTCAGCAAAGAGGTGACTGTTAAGGGTTACCTTGGTGCATTTGATGTGAGATGTCGTGTAGACGGTACTATCTCTGAAACAAACGTAAATTTAGCAAAAGTGGCGACTGGCCGTGATTGCTTCGATATTGTTTTAGATATGACGGCTGAAGGCATTGTTAAGATTGAAATTCCTGCACCGGGTTATTACGCCACGGCAAAAGGGGCTGTTGTTGCAGACTTAGTTGAAGAATTACCTGCAATGATAGGGACATTCGATAAGCCTAAATACTTTCGTTTGAACCCAGATCTTTGTGCGCATTCTTCGCGTGGCGTGAGTGGTTGTGATCGTTGTGTCGATGCTTGTCCTGCTGGGGCGTTAACCAGTACGGGTCATGCTATCGAAATTAATCCATACCTTTGTCAAGGCGTGGGTACATGTGCAACGGCATGTCCGACTGAAGCAATTAGTTACGCGTTACCTGATCCTGATAACACACAACATTTTGTGTATCGCCTTTTAGACCGTTATCAAACAGAAGGAGGCTCAGCGCCTACGATTCTGTTTTACGGTAATCGTGATGAAGCATCTGTTATTCGTACTCTGGCTCTGTTCCCGTCAAATGTTATTCCTGTAGCACTTGAAGAGCTTGCAACTGTAGGGGTAGATACTTGGTTTAGTGCATTGGCATACGGTGCGCATCAAGTCCTACTTGCTACGAATACAGATTATATTCCAGCAACGATTGATCGCGTTTTGTCTGATGAACTTGCTATTGCTCAGGCTTTCTTAACCGAACTAGGTTTTGAAGCTGATCGTATTACTTTGTTTGATTTTGCTCAGGTGGAATCATTCAGTGCTTACGACGCAGCATTGGTTACTGATGCACAAGCGCGCTTTGAAGGTAATAAGCGTGACAAGCTATTTGCAGCTCTCACGCTACTTGCTGATGTCGCACCCGCTAAACCTGACTATTCTGAATTGCCTGCGAATGCACCTTATGGTTCGGTAGATTGCAAAACGGAAGATTGTACTTTGTGCATGAGCTGTGTGTCTGTGTGTCCAACGCGTGCCTTACATGCTGTAGGGGATCGTCCTGGTCTGTTATTTGTTGAACAAGATTGTATTCAATGTGGCATGTGTGAAAAGGCATGTCCTGAAAAAGTCATTTCGATGAAGCCTGGCTTTAATTGGGATGCACAAGCACGCACTGAAGCACAAGTTGTTCATGAAGAAGAGGCTGCATGTTGTACCAGCTGTGGTAAAGCCTTTGCACCTGCTTCTATGGTGAAAATGTTAACTGAAAAGTTACAGAGTCACTCGCAATTTCAGGGTGAAGCAATTCGTCGTTTATCTATGTGTGAAGATTGTCGTGTTCGCGATATTTTTTCGCAAATGGAAAGCGATCCTGAAAGTCAGTTAAAGGTGTAG
- a CDS encoding DUF3306 domain-containing protein, translating to MASNIFQRWASRKLAVKKENEASNQLDSLNVDENLSAYSSTNSPSAEQNRVEGESLEEQEGLDTETQIQVDTANTEGSTLSESSLAANDEGTGDGLPSFSDVASVSFDSGAAAFLKEGVEKSVKKAALSKLFHSDEFNYISDMDDHTEDFSNIPKLDTSVVKQLRSWVNEVADKVEELTDAAGMDVNTGLAHDDLAAVTNANDSNRLDSATSQTEQSRDDETLSEELSKASSEEEVEASAPTEIPTDLVESNDVDSLLEAKSTDVVTKPALNDEKTSQLNQIESHKKV from the coding sequence GTGGCAAGTAATATTTTTCAGCGCTGGGCTAGTCGTAAGCTCGCAGTTAAGAAAGAGAATGAAGCGTCTAATCAATTAGATAGCTTAAATGTGGATGAAAACCTTTCTGCTTATTCATCCACTAATTCGCCTAGTGCTGAACAAAACCGTGTTGAGGGGGAGTCTCTTGAAGAACAGGAGGGGCTTGATACTGAAACACAGATTCAAGTTGATACAGCTAACACAGAAGGCAGCACGCTTTCTGAATCGAGCCTTGCTGCTAACGATGAAGGTACGGGTGATGGACTTCCATCATTCTCTGACGTTGCCAGTGTGAGCTTTGATTCGGGTGCCGCTGCTTTTTTGAAAGAAGGTGTAGAGAAGTCTGTTAAGAAAGCAGCATTGAGTAAGCTTTTCCATTCTGATGAATTCAACTATATCAGTGACATGGATGATCATACGGAAGATTTCTCAAATATACCTAAACTTGATACGTCGGTTGTAAAACAGCTACGTAGTTGGGTTAACGAAGTTGCTGACAAAGTAGAAGAGTTAACTGATGCAGCTGGAATGGATGTTAATACAGGTCTAGCGCATGATGATCTTGCGGCTGTAACGAATGCAAATGATAGCAATAGGCTTGATAGTGCTACGTCACAGACTGAGCAATCGCGAGATGATGAAACACTAAGCGAAGAACTTAGCAAAGCATCGAGTGAAGAAGAGGTTGAAGCATCTGCCCCTACAGAAATCCCTACTGATCTTGTTGAGAGTAATGATGTTGACAGTTTACTCGAAGCAAAGTCGACGGATGTCGTAACCAAACCAGCACTCAATGATGAGAAAACAAGTCAGCTCAACCAAATCGAGTCTCATAAAAAAGTCTGA
- a CDS encoding DUF3305 domain-containing protein, with the protein MPELYKNESIWPIGFRLVSEEKQVGRWSTLSWSIEDVALHEEQRTTESHVLPLELFRDERSDYRFNLSSRDPHLFIVCEEENEQLKPVHITAAQSVASSYMDGDYQVLHITTPLPVQAWMEAFIGRHGELIEGGRKKCKNKKGKGRSSGK; encoded by the coding sequence GTGCCTGAGCTCTATAAGAATGAATCGATTTGGCCGATTGGCTTTCGACTAGTATCAGAAGAAAAGCAAGTTGGACGCTGGTCTACACTGTCTTGGTCTATTGAAGATGTTGCTTTGCATGAAGAGCAACGTACAACAGAAAGCCATGTGTTACCGCTAGAACTATTTCGCGATGAACGATCTGACTATCGCTTTAATTTAAGTTCACGCGATCCTCACTTATTCATTGTTTGTGAAGAAGAAAACGAACAATTAAAACCTGTCCATATTACCGCTGCTCAGTCAGTAGCAAGCAGTTATATGGATGGAGATTATCAAGTACTTCATATAACGACGCCGTTACCGGTTCAAGCATGGATGGAAGCATTTATAGGTCGACATGGTGAGTTGATCGAAGGTGGCCGTAAGAAGTGTAAGAACAAAAAAGGCAAAGGTCGTTCAAGTGGCAAGTAA
- the fdhD gene encoding formate dehydrogenase accessory sulfurtransferase FdhD, translated as MNPLPKIIKTNASVKQTMTVDIMDEYGDMMTKEIACEHPLTVYLNWVEVVTLMTLGERPSALVLGYLKNQGFISDLESIESVIIDWDTNSAAVITKEDTGNLAQKLEKKTVTSGCGQGTMFGNVMKKLEGVTLPQPQLPQSQLYGLLESLTHHNETYKAAGAVHGCAVCKGTEIVSFVEDVGRHNAVDTLAGELWLAGQTGEDKIFYTTGRLTSEMVIKVAQMGIPILLSRSGATQMGYELAQKLGITMIARAKGHRFQVYNGMQNLILDIKGNLDEQAKSFKLKDSKRANDKGNDKKGDHQ; from the coding sequence ATGAATCCACTGCCAAAAATTATTAAAACCAACGCCTCAGTGAAGCAAACCATGACTGTCGATATCATGGATGAATACGGCGATATGATGACCAAAGAAATCGCCTGTGAGCATCCTTTAACGGTTTACCTCAATTGGGTTGAAGTGGTGACCTTGATGACCTTGGGTGAACGCCCTTCAGCGCTTGTACTCGGTTACCTTAAAAACCAAGGCTTCATTTCAGATTTAGAGAGTATTGAATCTGTCATTATCGATTGGGATACCAATTCTGCCGCTGTGATTACCAAAGAAGACACAGGCAATCTAGCACAGAAACTAGAAAAGAAGACTGTCACCTCGGGCTGCGGCCAAGGCACCATGTTCGGTAACGTCATGAAGAAGCTGGAAGGTGTTACCCTGCCCCAGCCTCAACTGCCTCAGTCTCAGCTGTATGGCTTGCTTGAATCACTTACCCATCATAATGAAACCTATAAGGCCGCAGGGGCTGTTCACGGTTGTGCCGTTTGTAAAGGCACAGAGATAGTGTCGTTTGTTGAAGATGTAGGTCGTCACAATGCTGTAGATACTTTAGCTGGTGAGCTATGGCTGGCTGGTCAAACTGGCGAAGACAAGATCTTTTACACCACCGGTCGATTAACATCAGAAATGGTCATTAAAGTGGCACAAATGGGTATTCCAATTCTGTTATCTCGTTCGGGTGCAACTCAAATGGGCTATGAGCTTGCCCAAAAGCTTGGCATTACCATGATTGCCCGCGCCAAAGGCCATCGCTTCCAAGTGTATAACGGCATGCAGAATTTGATTCTCGATATAAAAGGCAATCTCGATGAACAAGCCAAAAGCTTTAAGCTGAAAGATTCAAAACGAGCTAACGATAAAGGAAATGATAAAAAAGGTGATCACCAATGA
- a CDS encoding helix-turn-helix transcriptional regulator, giving the protein MSTDFPEFMNAKQVAEYLDLNEKKVYALANEGLLPCTKITGKWLFPKAMLDKWLLESCNNGVQNDRLLIAGSDDPLLQMIVGKMANQLGSTALVGYTSTGTRQGLAMLSKGHVDMCAIHWGNAEESGLRHPALLQQYPGHKNWVLVHAFERQQGLVVNPDVAKQFGERELKPQDLLAPRWRWALRQEGAGSMRALEEWLHNHAFNLGMLTKVDTCNSERELASAIARGQADVGCASQSTAGEFGLGFIPLCREAFELVIPKNIYFRTLQQQLLHQLEDMEIQVRGDQLGGYSFQRTGKQMWSAS; this is encoded by the coding sequence ATGAGCACCGACTTCCCTGAATTCATGAACGCCAAACAAGTGGCTGAATATCTGGATTTAAACGAAAAGAAAGTTTATGCGCTAGCGAACGAAGGCTTACTGCCTTGTACCAAAATTACCGGTAAATGGCTTTTCCCCAAGGCGATGTTAGATAAGTGGTTACTTGAGTCTTGTAATAATGGGGTTCAAAACGACCGCTTGTTAATTGCAGGCTCTGACGATCCACTACTACAAATGATTGTTGGAAAAATGGCAAACCAACTCGGCAGTACTGCATTAGTGGGTTACACCTCGACAGGCACTCGACAAGGTCTAGCAATGCTCAGTAAGGGCCATGTTGATATGTGTGCCATTCATTGGGGTAACGCGGAAGAATCTGGCTTACGTCACCCAGCATTGTTGCAACAATACCCTGGTCATAAAAACTGGGTACTCGTTCATGCCTTTGAGCGCCAACAAGGCTTAGTGGTGAACCCAGACGTTGCTAAGCAATTTGGTGAGCGTGAATTAAAACCGCAAGATCTACTCGCCCCCCGCTGGCGTTGGGCGCTGCGTCAAGAAGGGGCTGGCAGTATGCGAGCTTTAGAAGAGTGGCTTCATAACCATGCCTTTAACCTAGGCATGCTAACCAAAGTTGATACCTGTAATTCTGAGCGTGAGCTCGCATCAGCCATTGCTAGGGGTCAAGCCGATGTAGGGTGTGCGAGCCAGAGTACTGCTGGGGAGTTCGGTTTAGGTTTTATTCCATTGTGTCGAGAAGCGTTTGAGTTAGTGATACCCAAAAATATTTACTTCCGTACCTTACAACAGCAGCTATTACATCAACTTGAAGACATGGAAATACAAGTACGGGGTGATCAGTTGGGTGGCTATAGCTTCCAGCGTACAGGTAAACAAATGTGGAGTGCTAGTTAG
- a CDS encoding regulatory protein ToxS: MTVKSSIKPTIRKTINTPKQKLKNYAIPDKAKPILLSGIIIAASVAFFPQEPLYKFLLTARPWQSHTEASVETRHIVNEQNQNTYASTYYYINTSSQMIFLPNKQYQKATLVTYTSPDVKPSQFEYLESGSWSISGQYIEVNPSNISDNSTSNQMVDLLQRNNILDIKAKQTYRMNFDSIKNATLNNLSFRTSEYY, from the coding sequence ATGACAGTAAAGTCATCAATTAAGCCAACAATAAGAAAGACAATAAATACCCCCAAACAAAAATTAAAAAACTACGCAATACCAGATAAAGCGAAGCCTATTCTTCTCTCTGGTATCATTATTGCCGCTTCCGTTGCTTTTTTTCCACAAGAGCCACTTTATAAATTCTTACTTACCGCAAGACCATGGCAGTCTCATACGGAAGCAAGCGTTGAGACTCGGCATATAGTAAACGAGCAAAACCAAAACACCTATGCATCTACTTATTACTATATAAACACATCAAGTCAGATGATTTTTCTGCCAAATAAGCAATATCAAAAAGCCACTTTAGTTACTTATACCAGCCCCGATGTAAAACCTAGCCAATTCGAGTACCTAGAGTCAGGCTCTTGGTCTATTAGTGGTCAGTACATTGAGGTTAACCCAAGTAATATTAGTGATAACAGTACAAGTAACCAAATGGTTGATTTGCTACAACGTAACAACATACTTGATATCAAAGCCAAACAAACCTATCGCATGAACTTTGATAGCATAAAAAATGCGACGCTCAATAACCTTTCGTTCAGAACCAGCGAATATTATTAA
- a CDS encoding peptidase associated/transthyretin-like domain-containing protein, with amino-acid sequence MKKSNIVIASMLIAFSSMSFAGLKVVDSQNGAWVTVTDNGKPVAEAVVSATNVPQSKGEFKTNEKGRVFIPLSMNHSKSVKFKAVTPEGKEMSRFAFHGKS; translated from the coding sequence ATGAAAAAGTCTAATATCGTAATCGCATCAATGCTTATCGCTTTCTCTTCTATGTCTTTTGCAGGATTGAAAGTGGTTGACTCACAAAATGGAGCGTGGGTTACAGTAACAGACAATGGAAAGCCTGTCGCAGAAGCTGTTGTCTCAGCAACCAATGTGCCACAAAGCAAGGGTGAATTTAAGACGAACGAGAAAGGGCGTGTATTCATTCCGCTTTCAATGAACCATTCAAAATCAGTGAAGTTCAAAGCGGTAACCCCTGAAGGAAAAGAAATGAGTCGCTTTGCATTCCATGGCAAAAGTTAA
- a CDS encoding multidrug efflux RND transporter permease subunit, with protein sequence MSQFFINRPIFAWVIAILIILSGVISIPNLAVERFPSVAPPSVSLYLTYPGASPKTLNDTVVSLIEREISGVKGLMYFKSSSDSNGSAEITATFKNGTNPEMAQVEIQNKLKAIEARLPLSVRQSGIQVESSSSSTLMYVGLISPNGKFTESELSDYMIRNIIEELKRVPGVGRIQMFGAEFAMRIWIDPIKLNAYNLTVGDVTKAIQEQNVQISPGKVGDAPISQGQKTVVPLTAQGQLETPEEFRKIVLRSTSNGGKVLLSDVAKVELGSASYQYSNRENSKPSTSASVKLSPGANAIAASNGIRARLDELKLSMPAGMDYSITSDAAPFAKISISKVVMTLFEAMVLVFLVMYLFLQNVRYTIIPAIVAPIALLGTFTVMLAFGFSINVFSMFGMVLAIGIIVDDAIVVVENVERVIAETGASAKQATQMAMKDIYGAIVGITAVLSAVFIPMAFAAGSVGIIFQQFSLAMSISILFSAFLAITLTPALCATILKPHSEAHAHKKGFFAWFNRKFDSMTQGYQSWVAKLVVRTGRMMLFYVAFVAIAIYSFGKIPSTFLPEEDQGYFYTSIQLPSDATVERTMDVVTKVEDFVQSREAVDSSMSILGFSFSGSGAGSAFSITTLKDWENRNGATTNQEIDALAEHLQGLNEGMVFSMLPTAIDGLGTSSNISFQLMDRSNSGYDKFQNVQRKFLQKARESSQFSSVFFESLPETNGIKLKIDRQKAQALGVSFTSISETISTALGSNYVNDFPNKGRLQKVILQADAKSRMQLEDILKLSIRNERGGMVYLSEFIEPIWKPTPLQLTRFNGMPSVAVSLAPAAGVSSGDAMAEIEKIVASLPQGTTIEWTGLSRQEKQAESQTTMLLAFSMLVIFLVLSALYESWSTPLAVIMVVPLGIIGSIASVLVANMSNDVFFKVGLVTIIGLSAKNAILIIEFAQIQRALGKGLIEATIDAAKMRLRPILMTSLAFTCGIIPLVIATGPSSEIQNSIGTGVLGGMISGTVLAIFFVPVFFVFINELIEKCFRKAKTEQVKGNHIDVINADNKAVVIKD encoded by the coding sequence GTGTCTCAATTTTTTATTAATCGACCAATCTTCGCTTGGGTTATTGCGATATTGATTATCCTCTCTGGGGTAATTTCGATTCCTAACCTAGCGGTAGAGCGTTTTCCAAGCGTTGCCCCTCCAAGTGTGAGCTTATACCTTACATATCCTGGTGCCAGCCCGAAAACACTGAATGATACTGTGGTATCACTGATAGAGCGTGAGATTTCAGGTGTTAAAGGCCTGATGTACTTTAAGTCGTCATCTGATTCGAATGGTAGTGCTGAAATTACTGCGACCTTTAAGAACGGAACTAACCCTGAGATGGCGCAGGTTGAAATTCAAAATAAGCTCAAAGCAATAGAAGCTCGCTTACCTTTATCTGTTCGTCAGTCAGGTATTCAAGTCGAGTCATCATCTTCCAGTACTTTGATGTATGTTGGCTTGATTTCGCCGAATGGTAAATTTACCGAATCTGAATTAAGCGATTACATGATCCGCAATATCATCGAAGAGCTGAAGCGAGTACCTGGTGTTGGTCGGATTCAGATGTTTGGTGCTGAGTTCGCAATGCGTATTTGGATCGATCCCATTAAGCTGAATGCCTATAACCTGACAGTTGGTGATGTCACCAAGGCGATCCAAGAACAGAATGTACAGATTTCACCGGGTAAAGTGGGTGATGCGCCCATAAGCCAAGGGCAGAAAACGGTAGTACCTTTAACAGCACAAGGCCAGCTAGAGACACCGGAAGAGTTTCGTAAGATTGTACTTCGCTCGACATCGAATGGCGGCAAAGTATTGCTGAGTGATGTCGCCAAAGTCGAACTTGGTTCTGCCAGTTACCAGTACTCCAACCGTGAAAACAGTAAGCCGTCGACTTCTGCGTCGGTTAAACTCTCGCCTGGTGCGAATGCCATTGCGGCTTCTAATGGTATTCGAGCTCGTTTAGATGAATTAAAACTCTCTATGCCTGCAGGCATGGATTACAGCATTACGTCAGATGCTGCGCCATTCGCCAAGATATCGATTTCAAAAGTGGTAATGACCCTATTTGAAGCCATGGTGTTGGTGTTTCTTGTCATGTATCTGTTCTTACAAAATGTTCGATACACCATTATCCCTGCGATTGTCGCACCGATTGCCTTGCTTGGTACTTTTACCGTTATGCTCGCGTTCGGTTTTTCGATAAATGTCTTTTCGATGTTTGGTATGGTGCTGGCTATCGGGATTATTGTAGATGATGCGATTGTTGTGGTCGAAAACGTAGAGCGGGTGATCGCAGAAACAGGCGCATCAGCGAAACAAGCGACTCAAATGGCGATGAAAGATATCTATGGCGCTATTGTGGGTATTACTGCGGTGTTGTCAGCGGTATTTATTCCGATGGCGTTTGCGGCAGGTTCTGTCGGTATCATTTTCCAACAGTTTTCGTTGGCGATGTCGATTTCTATTTTGTTTTCGGCTTTCTTAGCGATTACCTTAACGCCGGCATTGTGCGCGACTATCTTAAAACCACATAGCGAAGCCCATGCTCACAAGAAAGGTTTTTTTGCATGGTTTAACCGTAAGTTTGACAGCATGACGCAAGGTTATCAGTCTTGGGTCGCTAAGCTGGTGGTTCGTACTGGCAGAATGATGCTGTTTTACGTAGCCTTTGTTGCTATTGCTATTTATAGCTTTGGTAAGATCCCAAGTACATTCCTGCCAGAAGAAGATCAGGGGTATTTCTATACATCAATTCAGCTGCCATCGGATGCAACGGTAGAACGCACCATGGATGTCGTGACTAAAGTTGAAGACTTTGTTCAATCACGTGAAGCCGTGGATTCAAGTATGTCGATTTTAGGTTTTAGCTTTAGTGGTTCAGGTGCAGGCTCAGCTTTTAGCATTACAACCTTAAAGGATTGGGAAAACCGAAATGGAGCGACAACTAACCAAGAAATAGATGCGTTAGCGGAGCACCTACAAGGCCTTAATGAAGGCATGGTATTCAGCATGTTGCCTACAGCTATTGATGGATTAGGGACGTCATCGAATATTTCGTTTCAGTTAATGGACCGTTCTAACTCTGGTTATGACAAATTCCAAAACGTACAGCGTAAATTTTTACAAAAAGCACGTGAGAGTAGTCAGTTCTCTAGTGTGTTTTTTGAATCTTTACCTGAAACTAACGGGATCAAACTCAAAATTGATCGACAGAAAGCACAGGCGTTAGGGGTTTCTTTCACTTCAATTAGTGAAACGATTTCAACGGCTTTAGGTTCAAATTATGTGAATGACTTCCCGAATAAAGGGCGCTTGCAGAAAGTGATCCTTCAAGCTGATGCAAAATCACGTATGCAGTTGGAAGATATTCTTAAACTGTCTATTCGTAATGAACGTGGTGGCATGGTGTATTTGTCTGAGTTTATTGAGCCGATATGGAAGCCAACACCGCTACAACTGACTCGGTTTAATGGCATGCCTTCAGTTGCGGTATCATTAGCGCCTGCCGCTGGGGTTTCAAGTGGCGATGCGATGGCTGAAATTGAAAAGATAGTGGCAAGTTTACCGCAAGGAACCACGATTGAGTGGACTGGGCTTTCACGTCAGGAGAAACAAGCTGAATCGCAAACAACCATGCTACTGGCGTTCTCTATGCTGGTTATCTTCTTGGTGCTATCGGCATTGTATGAGAGCTGGTCAACACCATTGGCCGTTATTATGGTTGTACCGTTGGGGATTATTGGCTCAATTGCATCGGTGCTAGTAGCTAATATGTCAAACGATGTATTTTTTAAGGTCGGCTTGGTTACCATTATCGGTTTATCGGCCAAGAATGCGATTTTGATCATCGAATTTGCCCAGATCCAACGGGCGTTAGGCAAAGGATTAATTGAGGCGACGATTGATGCGGCGAAAATGCGTTTACGTCCTATCTTGATGACATCATTGGCCTTTACGTGTGGGATCATTCCGTTAGTGATAGCAACTGGCCCTAGTTCTGAAATCCAGAATTCTATTGGTACTGGTGTTCTCGGTGGGATGATCAGCGGTACGGTATTAGCTATCTTCTTTGTACCTGTATTCTTTGTCTTTATTAATGAGTTAATAGAAAAGTGCTTTCGTAAGGCTAAGACAGAGCAAGTAAAGGGTAATCATATCGATGTTATTAATGCCGACAATAAAGCGGTTGTTATTAAAGACTAA
- a CDS encoding efflux RND transporter periplasmic adaptor subunit: protein MTVDIQKSSLLIASVLVTSLLVGCKGGLFADKTEAAEIEPPLTANISVIEAEKKPVTLFDELQGRVVAFRTAEIRPQVSGIITQRLFKQGEVTASEQPLFQINKEPFVIDIQEKEASLAQAKVALEQAERQYIRLQELDKTSAVSKQALDEANFNYKKASANVMQNAATLDQSKLNLKFATIRAPISGIIEQALVTEGTLVSKGDSQALAIIKQIDKVYIDVRQPASKLPLLRKLVASGTPQEQSVKQKANQRGLGVNIIVSDDNGEKMTGQIVFSGISVDVNTGDLIVRIIAENGKHTLLPGMYVRTEIPRRKLDAFLLPQQAIQRASNGDAYVVVVTEKGDVEQHVVKLDGIQNFNYVVTQGLDQGDKVIVEGHENLIPGAALNISQWQAAELAG from the coding sequence ATGACAGTGGATATACAAAAATCGAGCCTACTGATTGCCTCTGTGCTGGTAACTAGTTTGCTGGTGGGATGTAAAGGAGGGCTGTTCGCCGATAAAACGGAAGCCGCCGAAATAGAACCGCCTTTAACCGCTAATATTTCCGTTATTGAAGCCGAGAAAAAGCCAGTAACTTTGTTTGATGAACTGCAAGGGCGTGTTGTCGCTTTTCGAACTGCAGAAATCCGCCCGCAAGTGAGTGGCATTATTACTCAGCGGTTATTTAAGCAAGGCGAGGTCACTGCCAGTGAGCAGCCATTATTCCAGATCAATAAAGAACCTTTTGTTATCGACATTCAGGAGAAAGAAGCCTCTCTTGCTCAAGCAAAAGTAGCGTTAGAACAAGCTGAGCGTCAATATATTCGCCTTCAAGAGCTGGATAAAACAAGTGCGGTGAGTAAGCAAGCTTTAGATGAAGCTAACTTCAATTATAAGAAAGCATCGGCCAATGTTATGCAAAATGCAGCGACATTGGATCAGAGCAAATTAAACCTAAAGTTTGCGACTATTCGTGCGCCTATATCTGGAATTATTGAGCAGGCTCTTGTTACTGAAGGTACATTGGTGAGCAAGGGTGATAGCCAAGCTTTGGCGATCATAAAGCAAATCGATAAAGTGTATATCGATGTACGCCAACCTGCTTCAAAGTTACCTCTTTTGCGTAAATTGGTGGCGAGTGGTACGCCACAAGAGCAGTCGGTGAAACAGAAAGCTAATCAGCGAGGCTTGGGTGTCAATATTATCGTGTCCGATGATAATGGTGAGAAGATGACGGGCCAAATTGTCTTTTCTGGCATTAGTGTTGATGTAAATACTGGAGACTTAATTGTTCGTATTATTGCTGAAAATGGTAAACATACCTTGCTGCCAGGGATGTATGTTCGAACAGAGATCCCACGTCGTAAATTAGATGCCTTCCTATTACCCCAACAAGCGATTCAACGTGCGAGTAATGGCGATGCCTATGTGGTTGTTGTTACAGAGAAAGGCGACGTAGAGCAACACGTAGTGAAGTTGGATGGTATTCAGAACTTCAATTATGTGGTTACTCAAGGCTTAGACCAGGGGGATAAGGTGATAGTGGAAGGCCATGAAAACCTGATACCTGGCGCAGCGCTCAATATTTCACAATGGCAAGCGGCTGAGTTAGCTGGATAA